The following DNA comes from Mucisphaera calidilacus.
CATCCGCCGAGAAATAAGCTTCTGCTCGAAGAACCGTGAATACGAGGATGATTTCGATCCGGCTGACCCGAGCAGCGAATACGATGGGACCGCCCAACTCTTCGGCCCTGACGACCAACGCTGGGAGTATGTGCTCAAGGCCATCGACACACTCCCGGCGCTCCAAAAGGCCATCATTCAGGCCGACCTGGCAGCCGACGGTACGGCGGACGCCCAGCGTCTGACAGAAATCCACGGAACCTCGAAGAACAGCATCTACGTGTCGCGGAACAAGGCGCACGAGAACCTCAAGAAGCGGGTGGACGAACTCATGCGTCAGTCCGCTGGAAAGAGGCAATAAATATGAACCCCGAATCAGACAAATTCTGGCAGGAGATTGCGAAGGGGCTGGCCCGACGCACCGGTCATGCGCCCCTGACGCCGGAAGAGGCGCAGAAGGAATTCGAATCGCTATCCGATGAGAAACTTCCCGACGATCAGATCGAGGAGATCATCGACCGGGTGACCTCGGGCGAGTTCACCGATTGGACCCCGGCCACGCCGGAGTTCGATCTCCCAGAATTCGACTGCGAATCCATCGCAGACGATGTGCTGCAGCTCAACCGGAACGAAGGCGACGCAGACTCGGAGACCGACGAGCTACTCGATCAACTGCGCCGCGAGGCGCTTGAGGATGGGCACGACGATGGCCAAGAAGACGCGACTGGAATGGGCGGAGATCAAGAACCGCCAAGACAAGGCGATTGAGCAGGCGACTGATGTGTTAGCCGCACTGCACATCGACTCCGCGCCCATCGACCCATTGGCGGTTGTGGCCAGCGAGAAGCCGCTACTCACGGCCAAGGGGGCAGACTTTCGGGATCGCTTCGACGGCCAGTTGGAATACCACCGATCGAAGAACCGCTTCCTGCTGTTCTTCAACACCAAGTACGACCGCCAGCCAAACGGCGAGCACCATCCGCGCACGCGTTTCTCGATCGCGCATGAATTGGGCCACTACTTCCTCGACCGACACCGGGCGTACCTG
Coding sequences within:
- a CDS encoding RNA polymerase sigma factor; this translates as MSDSDIALMMAMKDEEGLRLFLQRYGGPMKAYLKKYYAHVLQEHEREEAFNWAIHNIWRFAERYHEGKGKLTSWSFRITQRAAQSVIRREISFCSKNREYEDDFDPADPSSEYDGTAQLFGPDDQRWEYVLKAIDTLPALQKAIIQADLAADGTADAQRLTEIHGTSKNSIYVSRNKAHENLKKRVDELMRQSAGKRQ